The window CACGAGACGCATGATAGCGGTATGTTGTTTCTTTGAAGTTATGATTGGAGATCTCTTTTCCTGTGGTTTCCAGGAAACCCAATCAtcaaacaggaagaggaggaggccgatGGAGGAGAGAGCTGAGGAGCGCGACTATCTGCAACCTCCTGAagagttttcccttttttaatgttttgtatggTTTGTTAtggtgcttttctttttataaaatattttttactaCAGTGTACACTTTGTTACAGACAGACAAGCACAAGATAACTGATAAATACAAGGATGTTTATGTTTTATAGAATGAGAAAAGTCTGTTTCACAAAAAGATCTTGGAAGATTTACATTTGAACCAATGTATTTTATCTATCACTGACAGCTGTAACACAATGGTGATCGAGCCTATGGCCCACTGATTgcaatattcatatatttgcaTAATTACCAACAAGGTGTTTGTCGTAACATTCCTGGAAAAAATgctttatttcagtttttcctAATAAACATACAACCaataaatatttggacattgacaccATTTTCATAATTTgggctctgtacaccaccacaatggattttgaatgaaacaatcaagatgtgctttaagttcagactttcagctttaatgTGAGGGTATTTACATCCACATCAGGTGAACGGTGTAGAAATTACAACATATTTTATATGTGGATCCTCCTTTTTAAGGGatcaaaagtaattggacaaactaacataatCATCAATGTAATTATCAATTTTAATACTTGGTTGCAAATCCTTTGCAGCCAATGACagcctgaagtctggaaccTAGAGACATCACCAGACGCTGGATTTCATCCCTGGTGATGCTCTACCAGGCCTCTACTGCcactgtcttcacttcctgaTGCTTCTTGGGGCATTTTCCCTTCAGTTGTTCTTCAgcaagtgaaatgcagctccattggatTCAGGTCAGGTGATGGACTTGGCCATCGCAGAACATTCCACTTCTTTCCACAATTTCCACTCAAACGGAAATTGTAAATCAACCATGACTGACATCTTAATGATTGCCACTTGAAGGCCATGTGGGCTTGGGACCAAAAGGACATCAGTGGAAATACAGTACTATTTATGGGACTGTCCTCCCTCCATGGAGAGATGACCATATACAATACTGTTGTACTGTAATACTCATTAATGTACAAGTCATATTTTGATATtaattgtacttaagtattgaaagtaaaagtgcaAGTAAATGTTGTTCCATCTATGTTCAACAtaatatattgtacataagaataCTTGTGCATctactatgaacttgtcatcaTAACTCTCAATATGACACTATGAAGCAGTTGAAACAGTGTGTTTATAAGTAGACTCATTCTGACGAGAGAATGATGTAGAGGGGGAATTCATAATTTTGTGTTCAGCAAAAAATATCAACTTGTAAACTCCTATGGGCCTGATTTGAACATATCAGGCAAAGGTTTGGCTCACGCTGAATATGCAATTGGGTGACTGGCTGCTCCTGTCATAATATGATAATCCACTAAATGACTCAAAACATGATCAATACTAAAGCAGCACCGAAAGTAACAACCCAGTGATTTATTGAAACTGAAACATGTCCTGTTTATCTTCAAAAGAAAAAACGTGATTGGCATACTCGGGCACCAATGAAAAGTAAGACCAACCTACTGCTTTCGGAACCCTGTTTATAATTGGCCCACCTCGAGTTCTGTCACAACTTCCATGGCAACGGCCCTCAGACCCGGAAGTTGTTTTCGCCGCGAAAAATCAACAGCTCTACTTCAGAGCGGTTGACATTTATTGAAGATATGTCTAATAAAAAGCAGTTCTTATTGGACTAAGCTGGACTAAGTGGCACAGCTGAGTGGATAGAAGGTTTACCCGTACGCGTGCGGTGTGCTGTGGTAGAATGCGCCGGAGAACCGCGGCTGTAAGTGTGGAAGTGAAGCAGGTGATCGGAGCTCTGTGCAGACTGCTGGCGGCCGCCGGCCTGGAACCTGTCCCGCCACCGGACAACTTCCGGCGGGCTAAGTTCGGCGGGGGACCCGAGGTGGTACGTTCCTGGTCGGTTGGCACTGtcatatggaggacttaaaatgacttaagtataaataaataaatgcatgaataaatacaagaataaataaatgcttaaataaatgtataaataaataaatacaagaataaatgtataaatacagaaattaataaatataagttataactcaacaggacatcattaaataaatgtatttctgtatttcttcatttatttatatctctatttatgtgtccacacgtatttcttcatttatttatgtgtgacatttatgtgtccctatattcaaatgagctgggcggtccgaacctcattgttgaacaggattggtcaagtcggagagcaagacagaagcaatcgatcccttgcacttggacctgtagacgaacagtgtttattatgcattcttgtctgtacattctaaatactactgttgttgagtcacggaatgtaatttaaggatgttttcagccgagaagttagtagtttaagcatcaaatttgtggtcggtttatcgagattcagcctaataaggatatgcgacggagatttgaggtcctgctcgcgggacctctgagctccgggcgccgagagcagcctgatctcggcaggactttttgaaatgctccgctggctctgacgtctccgtagcggctaaacatgagatataattaggtttgggaggatctaaagagcacaaagagtttattatttattaaaagataacgttacgtcaatttgactcagggttaagattcataacttcatattgtagcgaccctgggtcaggaaagctacgagacgttgtagttattaccgtttattcgtagcctacgccaaacgacAGGGAACACCGCAACATATTCTACTCCACtgcaaagtattttacagtgaataattggagtaaattcatgagcaagaacagttgatgtggtgacgtcacaagaccagaaagaccgtcctgcgtcctcgagagtctggactcccaagaccagactccaaaggaacacgagtctgtactcagtgtacttggaaatgataaacggctcaagtcaaaaagctgtctagtctaacttctgctaacggttagctgagcgagccaacttcagcttcatgtgccaggcaaaAATAGtggagcataacacaccaggtgcatcaaactcctgtgaccaatcatgctttagacagaggttcggaccgcccagctcatttgaatatacggacacgtaaatgtcacacataaataaatgaagaaatacgtgtggacacgtaaatagagaaataaataaatgaagaaatacagaaatgtagagatatatttattgaatgatgtcctgttgatttctaacttatatttattaattcctatatttattaatttatttatacatttatttaagcatttatttatttattcctatatttattgatgcatttatttatttatacttaagtcattttgagtcctccatactgtCAGGGTGTAATAATGTaactatttatattttttaaagtaggTTCTTCTTACTTTAGAAGTTTTCTAAAATAAGACTACATGTATTATTTTTTGACAGCTGtagtatttctatttttttaaactctaaagTAAGACTACATGTATTATCATTAGTCGACATCTGtagtatttctattttttaactAAAGTAAAACTACATGAATTATTATTTGACAGCTGTAGTTCCTAGTTACTTAAACTGTATTAGTTAGCTATATAAAGCCTACATCAAACTATATAAAGCTGTTTTAATTTGATGATGATTTCTTATTGCACAATAGCCAACCAAGTCCTTGCATACTGGAATGATGAATTATTTTCATGGGACAGCATGTGACAATGATAGTGATACCAGTAAAACACCAATGAAATCAACAGTGTCATCTTAAAAAGGAGCAGAGTGTTGGagcactttttttaaagcagcacaTGCTCGTGTCTCATCTTCCTGCTTGCTGTTGTTTCCCAGGAGGACCAGTTCTGGCAGCTTCTCACCAGCTTCATTCAGACATCTAGCTTTGTCTCCCAGGAAGCCGCtgcacagacaggaggaggtaaATCACCTTGATCCATCTGTTGCTGTAATGCTGTTTGTCAAGGACTTCCAAGGAGTCTGTTCTGTGTCACCGTCTATTCTACATCatattcatcttcatcattatcatcatcatgtgaCTCTTGTTGATCATGCACCCACATGTTTAAACCTTATTTAACTCCGCTGATTACCACAGCACAAATCGATTACCATCTGTTAGTGGGGATACAAatggtgtgttttgttttctccattTATGTTTAGCTGGAGAGAACAGAAAGCTGGTGGAGGCAGGCCTCTGGCAGACTGGCTACCATGCAGACTGGATGTATGCAAgttggggaggaagaggaggagaggagcaaggGAGAGTATGTAGCAGAGACCTCCTCCTGGCACTGGGTTGGCTTCTCGCGACAGGAAAACTGGAGGAGCTGCTAACCTGGCGAGTGCAGCGGCTGGACAAGACCCTGCTCACGCCTCCACCTGTGAGTATCCCACCGCATTAAACCTCATTATGTTTGAGTGTATTAGTGTATTAATGTCTCTCCGTCAGGTTAACCCTCAGCTCCCCAACAAGCTTCCGTCAGATTCTGCATCTCTGAGGAAACTACACTGGCTCATTGGTTGCCTGAGATGCCAGGGGCGGACCCTGCTTTCCATGCAAGAGGAGCGGACTCACTTGCTCCACGCTGTGAGAGACATCTCGTCTTTACCAACCTTTCCACATGTCGTTCTGTAAATATAATGTCGGGAAACATTTCTTGGGATAAAGCAAATTAAAACGTTTTGCGTAGGAAGTGTGCAAATGACAGAAGTTTCCATTCTGAACCGGAGCCAAGACCGTTTCTCCTCAGTAATGCAAACATCCCAAAAAACAGAATAGGCACAGACTGTTTAATCCCTTTAGGAAATCGGGAAACGTTTTTATAGTACTTAGGTAATTGATATATAGGTGTTAAGTTCTATGAAATCCATGTTTTTCTCAGGTTTTCTTTGCCAGGATTGCCTCTTCtgtaccctcctcctcctcctctgatcaaAGCTCAGCTGTGCTAAGGGAGGTAAGGGAGTGCGCTGCCGTTATTAAAAGGAAATACCAATAACATGTTCTGCCTTAAGTTA of the Pseudoliparis swirei isolate HS2019 ecotype Mariana Trench chromosome 11, NWPU_hadal_v1, whole genome shotgun sequence genome contains:
- the tedc1 gene encoding tubulin epsilon and delta complex protein 1 isoform X1; the protein is MRRRTAAVSVEVKQVIGALCRLLAAAGLEPVPPPDNFRRAKFGGGPEVEDQFWQLLTSFIQTSSFVSQEAAAQTGGAGENRKLVEAGLWQTGYHADWMYASWGGRGGEEQGRVCSRDLLLALGWLLATGKLEELLTWRVQRLDKTLLTPPPVNPQLPNKLPSDSASLRKLHWLIGCLRCQGRTLLSMQEERTHLLHAVFFARIASSVPSSSSSDQSSAVLREDCVCVQQLCDLLEAYLNWKRVEKVFWTWMDSVLDCHLTDAVIKKSTHDAPNGSARVCRHGNQGLGKLEEMLLRLPPGQKGQRRGRGDAEDGGGRRRSQGGSDTSCLPPLLSSLCCQPSLSQVYRARLQTGRPVRHSSQPAEGPGGGTETPDELPASQAAQLLLQTEALLLERRDRQRLANRTQLQEMIGRLDELVLIPPQTFI